From Paenibacillus sp. PK3_47, the proteins below share one genomic window:
- a CDS encoding aldo/keto reductase: protein MKNLQSTVELANGIQMPWLGLGVYKVEEGQEVIDSVKAAIKAGYRSIDTAALYANEEGVGQAIRESGVARGELFITTKVWNADQGYESTLAAFDKSISKLGLEYVDLYLVHWPVKGKYKETWRALEHLYAEGKVRAIGVSNFQIHHIEDLLTEAKVTPMVNQVELHPLLSQQELREYCRTQGIQIEAWAPLAQGRLLDNEVLGDIAKSHNKSIAQVILRWDLQSGIVTIPKSIKEQRIIENGDVFDFELSAEEMARIDALNVNQRIGADPDNFNF, encoded by the coding sequence ATGAAAAATCTGCAGTCCACAGTAGAATTGGCTAACGGCATTCAAATGCCATGGCTCGGGCTTGGCGTGTATAAGGTGGAAGAGGGCCAAGAGGTTATTGATTCTGTAAAAGCAGCGATCAAAGCTGGCTACAGAAGTATTGATACAGCAGCGCTTTATGCTAATGAGGAAGGCGTAGGACAGGCGATCCGGGAGTCGGGCGTAGCCCGCGGGGAGCTGTTCATTACAACGAAAGTCTGGAACGCTGACCAAGGTTATGAGTCTACGCTGGCGGCATTTGATAAGAGCATCAGCAAGCTGGGGCTGGAGTATGTTGACCTGTATCTGGTGCACTGGCCGGTAAAAGGCAAATACAAAGAAACCTGGAGAGCGCTTGAACACCTGTACGCTGAAGGCAAGGTCCGAGCGATTGGCGTATCTAATTTCCAAATTCATCATATCGAAGATTTGCTGACAGAAGCTAAAGTAACACCTATGGTCAACCAGGTCGAGCTGCATCCGCTGCTGAGTCAGCAGGAGCTTCGTGAGTACTGCCGCACACAGGGAATTCAGATTGAAGCATGGGCTCCGCTGGCCCAGGGCCGCCTGCTGGACAATGAAGTGCTTGGGGATATCGCTAAGTCCCATAACAAATCGATTGCCCAGGTGATCCTCCGCTGGGATCTGCAGAGCGGCATTGTGACCATACCGAAGTCCATTAAAGAACAGCGGATTATCGAGAACGGCGATGTGTTTGATTTTGAGCTGTCGGCCGAAGAGATGGCACGCATCGACGCCCTGAATGTGAATCAGCGGATCGGTGCCGATCCGGATAATTTCAACTTTTAA
- a CDS encoding TPM domain-containing protein — MKRKTILTALIFMLLSAVMLPSFSVAKTSVPDHTESFYVNDFAGVIDQKTENYMVNYGVKLHQASGAQVVLATVDSTKGVSMKEYANALFNTWGVGSADKNNGVLLLLSVKDDDYWVVQGKGLVNTLSDGQLSQILSQYLEPDFARKDYNSGARKTYGELIQRLGGVWTEQTANSKYVADNAGVFKQVTKDYLNQSSYRYKSTSGSGIYVVTVKNTGVKNLQEYVYSKFASTGAGPRDVVLVLDIGGDNYHVLQGRDIDKTLTNELISSMLDKELEPYFAKKEYAAGATAMANALYGFFLARADHYQQPAASASQPAAAAAGAAAGSVENTVTITEREPVSTGNAILIFALVIGGILLISLAVARRNRYIVQYGVPVNPYHQRNIRRYGTWNGQAGYGYGSRWYNRRHRRPSRPSSAHSSSFWSSSNEASATNEGGGGSSSGGGAGRYSRERETNSGGGGSSSGGGSGRYSYDSDDSDDSGYSSGSSGDSGGGGSASSGGGVGRHG, encoded by the coding sequence ATGAAACGTAAAACAATATTAACAGCTTTGATATTCATGCTGCTGAGTGCGGTTATGCTGCCGTCATTCAGCGTGGCGAAGACCAGTGTGCCTGATCATACGGAGTCTTTTTATGTTAATGATTTTGCAGGGGTTATCGATCAGAAGACAGAGAATTACATGGTAAATTACGGGGTGAAGCTGCATCAGGCCAGCGGGGCACAGGTCGTTCTGGCTACTGTAGATTCCACCAAAGGCGTGTCAATGAAGGAATATGCCAATGCGCTTTTTAATACCTGGGGAGTAGGCTCAGCCGATAAAAATAATGGTGTACTGCTGCTGCTGTCGGTCAAAGACGACGATTACTGGGTGGTGCAGGGTAAGGGGCTGGTGAACACTTTAAGTGACGGACAGCTGTCGCAAATTTTGTCCCAGTATCTGGAGCCGGACTTTGCCCGCAAGGATTATAATTCAGGCGCACGGAAAACATACGGGGAGCTGATCCAGCGGCTCGGCGGAGTGTGGACGGAGCAAACTGCGAACAGTAAATATGTGGCTGACAACGCCGGAGTGTTCAAGCAGGTAACGAAGGATTATCTCAATCAGTCGAGTTACCGTTACAAATCAACCTCCGGTTCTGGAATTTACGTTGTTACCGTCAAGAATACCGGAGTTAAGAATCTGCAGGAATATGTGTACAGCAAATTTGCCTCAACAGGTGCCGGACCCAGGGATGTAGTGCTGGTGCTGGATATCGGCGGTGATAATTATCACGTGCTTCAGGGCAGAGATATCGACAAGACATTAACCAATGAGCTGATCAGCAGTATGCTCGACAAGGAACTGGAGCCGTATTTTGCCAAAAAAGAGTACGCAGCAGGCGCAACGGCAATGGCGAATGCCTTGTACGGATTTTTCCTGGCACGGGCGGATCATTATCAGCAGCCGGCGGCATCCGCTTCACAGCCTGCCGCAGCAGCAGCCGGAGCAGCTGCCGGAAGTGTTGAGAACACGGTGACCATCACAGAACGCGAACCGGTTTCAACTGGCAATGCTATTCTGATTTTTGCCTTGGTGATTGGCGGCATTCTTCTTATTAGTCTTGCTGTTGCCCGGCGCAACAGATACATCGTGCAATATGGAGTTCCGGTTAATCCTTACCATCAGCGTAACATCCGCAGGTACGGCACCTGGAACGGCCAGGCGGGTTACGGTTATGGCAGCAGGTGGTATAACAGGCGGCACCGCCGGCCTAGCCGGCCTTCCTCGGCTCACTCCAGCAGCTTCTGGAGCAGCAGCAATGAAGCCAGCGCAACGAACGAAGGGGGAGGCGGTTCTTCTTCGGGAGGCGGAGCGGGACGCTACTCGCGCGAAAGAGAAACCAACAGCGGCGGCGGCGGTTCGAGCAGCGGCGGCGGCAGCGGACGCTACAGCTATGACTCTGACGATTCCGATGACAGCGGCTACAGCTCCGGCAGTTCCGGTGACAGTGGAGGAGGCGGCAGTGCCAGCAGCGGCGGCGGTGTCGGCAGGCACGGCTGA
- a CDS encoding LysR family transcriptional regulator has protein sequence MTLQQLRYAIEIANSGSMNEAAKRLFVSQPSLSNAIKELENELGITIFERTNRGISISAEGMEFLGYARQIIEQTEFMENRYTGKKRSPIYFSVSTQHYAFVVDAFVRLMKERNVMEYNFSLRETQTYEIIEDVRTLRSDLGILYINESNYKVMNKLFSDGNLKFTPLFNTSPHVYVRSSHPLVHKESITQDDILPYPYITFEQGDNNSLHFSEEMLSFTQIEKNIKVTDRATLTNLLLGSDSYTVGTGIMASELNGNGLVTIPFDSNEVFTVGWIAHKDRRPSDIMSGFIEILNDLVSDHYFDFNQFLL, from the coding sequence TTGACATTGCAGCAGCTCCGCTACGCCATTGAGATTGCCAACAGCGGCTCGATGAATGAAGCGGCCAAAAGGCTTTTTGTATCCCAGCCGAGTCTCTCGAATGCGATCAAGGAGCTGGAGAACGAACTGGGGATTACCATATTTGAACGGACGAACCGGGGGATCAGCATTTCTGCCGAAGGGATGGAATTCCTGGGATATGCGCGCCAGATTATCGAGCAGACCGAGTTCATGGAGAACCGGTATACCGGCAAAAAACGCAGCCCGATCTACTTTTCCGTCTCCACCCAGCATTATGCGTTTGTCGTGGATGCTTTTGTAAGGCTGATGAAAGAGCGTAATGTGATGGAGTACAATTTCAGCCTGAGAGAAACGCAAACCTACGAGATTATCGAAGACGTGCGCACCCTGCGCAGCGATCTTGGAATCCTGTATATCAATGAGAGCAACTATAAAGTGATGAACAAGCTGTTCAGCGACGGCAATCTGAAATTCACTCCGCTTTTTAATACGAGCCCGCATGTGTATGTCAGGTCATCTCATCCGCTGGTTCACAAAGAGAGCATCACACAGGATGACATTCTGCCATACCCGTATATTACTTTTGAGCAAGGAGACAACAATTCGCTGCATTTCTCCGAGGAGATGTTAAGCTTCACCCAGATCGAGAAGAATATTAAAGTTACAGACCGTGCTACGCTGACCAACCTGCTGTTAGGCAGTGATTCTTATACAGTGGGAACGGGAATTATGGCTTCTGAGCTTAACGGGAACGGACTGGTTACCATCCCTTTTGACAGCAATGAAGTGTTCACTGTCGGCTGGATTGCCCACAAGGACCGCAGACCCAGCGACATCATGTCCGGCTTTATCGAAATTCTGAACGATCTGGTCTCGGATCATTATTTCGACTTCAATCAGTTCTTACTATAA
- a CDS encoding 5-methyltetrahydropteroyltriglutamate--homocysteine S-methyltransferase encodes MISQVTGTKRNSPPFRYDIVGSFLRSDEIKAARLLFEQNELHADQLNEIEDQEIAKLLEQEKALGLQAVTDGEFRRSWWHLDFFLGIEGTQKITLNQGSGSKEHAQRAESFKIVDKISFGNHPMVGQFIKLQQMAGNTMAKMTIPSPSLFHFVQDYNGNEIYPQREQLYADIIAVYRAAIQAFYDAGCRYLQLDDTTWGTLSSGKHRAHLRSRGVDPEQLAEDYVRLINESIAGRPADMTIGLHVCRGNFRSTWFAAGGYEPVAEKLFGHAEVDAFFLEYDNERSGDFAPLRYIRDQFVVLGLVTTKHGGLENKEQLKARIAEAAQYVNIEQLCLSPQCGFASTEEGNILTEEEQWDKVRLVIETANEVWV; translated from the coding sequence ATGATCAGTCAAGTTACCGGCACCAAAAGAAACTCACCGCCTTTTCGCTACGACATCGTCGGCAGCTTCCTGCGCAGTGATGAGATCAAGGCCGCGCGCCTGTTATTTGAACAGAATGAGCTTCATGCAGATCAGCTGAATGAGATTGAGGATCAGGAAATTGCCAAGCTGCTGGAGCAGGAAAAAGCGCTTGGACTCCAAGCCGTTACCGACGGTGAGTTCCGCCGTTCCTGGTGGCATCTGGACTTTTTCCTTGGCATTGAAGGCACGCAGAAAATCACACTCAACCAGGGCAGCGGCTCCAAAGAACATGCACAGCGGGCGGAAAGCTTTAAGATCGTGGATAAAATCTCATTCGGAAATCATCCGATGGTCGGACAGTTCATCAAGCTGCAGCAGATGGCGGGGAATACAATGGCCAAGATGACTATTCCGTCGCCTTCGCTGTTCCATTTCGTGCAGGACTACAACGGTAATGAAATCTATCCGCAGCGGGAGCAGCTGTATGCCGATATTATCGCCGTATACCGTGCTGCAATACAGGCATTCTATGATGCAGGCTGCCGTTATCTGCAGCTGGACGATACCACCTGGGGAACCCTTTCCAGCGGTAAACACCGCGCGCATTTGCGCAGCAGAGGGGTGGACCCTGAGCAGCTGGCCGAGGATTATGTGCGGCTGATCAATGAAAGTATTGCCGGGCGTCCGGCGGATATGACCATCGGTCTGCATGTATGCCGCGGCAATTTCCGGTCTACCTGGTTCGCCGCAGGCGGGTATGAACCGGTGGCCGAGAAGCTGTTCGGGCATGCCGAGGTGGATGCTTTTTTCCTGGAGTATGATAACGAGCGTTCCGGTGACTTCGCACCACTGCGTTATATCCGCGACCAGTTTGTTGTCCTGGGGCTCGTAACCACCAAACATGGGGGACTTGAGAATAAAGAGCAGCTGAAAGCCCGGATCGCAGAAGCCGCCCAGTATGTAAATATTGAGCAGCTGTGCCTCAGTCCGCAATGCGGCTTTGCTTCTACCGAGGAAGGCAATATCCTGACGGAAGAGGAGCAGTGGGATAAGGTACGGCTGGTAATTGAAACGGCGAATGAGGTATGGGTGTAG
- a CDS encoding DUF6063 family protein — MSYSLEQLQQASRLFFDLLRRKVISLDDPAAAECLQDTGAYDALQYLAKEGGCRIMNSGHRLHLLVNPLGSGFATNFTQLRNKYSRIERKTHLHIINVIILVFLAEMDQDEQHFKPGQDSMSYLQIADQVSSLFQAWIEMDEEGAFSKQWRLDVQAMHKVWASLYMQTKSQEEGDSLSRGSGSRIGLIHEGMKLLEEEHLVFISENEKRIFPREELYERMRYLYHDVDRYKELRALIGRTLSDKEGEAHAAH, encoded by the coding sequence ATGAGCTACTCGTTAGAACAACTGCAGCAGGCATCGCGGCTGTTTTTTGACCTGCTCCGCAGAAAAGTGATTTCGCTCGACGACCCGGCTGCTGCAGAATGCCTGCAGGACACTGGAGCGTATGACGCCCTTCAGTATCTGGCTAAAGAAGGGGGCTGCCGGATTATGAACTCCGGTCACCGTCTGCACCTGCTGGTTAATCCGCTCGGTTCCGGATTTGCCACGAACTTCACCCAGCTGCGGAACAAATACTCGCGGATTGAACGCAAGACCCATTTACATATTATCAATGTCATTATTCTTGTATTTCTGGCCGAAATGGATCAGGATGAGCAGCACTTCAAGCCGGGCCAGGACAGCATGTCTTATCTGCAGATTGCAGATCAGGTGTCTTCGCTCTTTCAGGCCTGGATTGAAATGGATGAAGAAGGTGCCTTCAGCAAGCAATGGCGGCTGGATGTTCAGGCCATGCATAAAGTGTGGGCAAGTCTGTACATGCAGACCAAAAGCCAGGAAGAAGGCGACTCCCTGTCCCGGGGTTCGGGCTCACGGATCGGCTTGATTCATGAAGGCATGAAGCTGCTTGAGGAAGAACATCTCGTGTTCATTTCCGAGAACGAGAAACGTATTTTTCCGAGAGAAGAATTATATGAACGGATGCGGTACCTGTACCATGATGTTGACCGGTATAAGGAGCTAAGGGCATTAATTGGCCGCACCTTGAGTGATAAGGAGGGAGAAGCTCATGCCGCGCATTGA
- a CDS encoding DUF2399 domain-containing protein: MIETIKLVLERKYGAIRKSRHKVSLVWLEKEVESGFEYRSDYVEMAGGFTRFATGIDKLLDEGYLVPLSKVKKYKTSYLDETYWLSETSTKDSGWSEAAMLRLLDLNVLNLSYYRNHPEEQTAEVWTYIERIYDFLRTVEEREYVTREERSLELFDREKWLSEPEGIQFLSRLGLTLQSIKALVVRELFECHLQSMKPIRRVLISENHSFFDSAKRLMQKGKPVCGMEPEMLIYGEGWKIISSLQYLNEFNIEKDEAIVYYVGDMDKAGWDIYGKLKLTYPEWNIKLALNIYRKMLEAARQTYDYEKNQSCHPQHLDIVREEAAGDPDLNVSIERLLKDNKRIPQEVLNYEVMVRLA; the protein is encoded by the coding sequence ATGATTGAAACAATCAAGCTGGTTTTAGAGCGCAAATATGGTGCTATCCGCAAATCCAGACACAAAGTTTCTCTTGTATGGCTAGAGAAGGAGGTCGAATCTGGCTTCGAATATCGTTCGGATTACGTCGAAATGGCAGGCGGGTTTACTAGGTTTGCAACAGGAATAGATAAGCTTCTTGACGAAGGATACTTAGTGCCTCTTTCAAAGGTGAAGAAATATAAAACTTCGTATCTAGACGAGACATACTGGCTTTCAGAGACGTCAACAAAAGATTCCGGCTGGAGTGAGGCAGCTATGCTGCGCCTGCTTGATTTGAACGTATTAAATCTCAGTTATTACAGAAATCATCCGGAAGAACAGACTGCAGAAGTATGGACATACATAGAGCGGATTTATGATTTTTTACGTACGGTTGAGGAGAGGGAGTATGTGACTAGAGAAGAACGCTCCTTAGAACTGTTTGATCGGGAAAAATGGCTCTCTGAGCCGGAAGGTATTCAGTTTCTTTCGAGGCTTGGCCTTACACTGCAATCTATTAAAGCGCTGGTTGTACGCGAACTTTTTGAATGTCATCTTCAATCAATGAAGCCGATCCGGCGGGTTTTAATCTCAGAGAACCATTCATTTTTTGATTCGGCTAAAAGATTGATGCAAAAAGGCAAACCGGTCTGCGGAATGGAGCCCGAGATGCTGATTTACGGTGAAGGCTGGAAGATCATCAGCAGCCTGCAGTATCTGAATGAATTCAATATTGAGAAGGACGAAGCCATTGTATATTACGTTGGTGACATGGATAAAGCGGGCTGGGATATTTATGGTAAGCTGAAACTAACTTATCCTGAATGGAATATAAAGCTTGCTCTAAATATTTATAGAAAAATGTTAGAAGCTGCACGTCAGACCTATGATTATGAAAAAAACCAGTCCTGTCACCCGCAACATTTGGATATTGTCAGGGAAGAGGCTGCAGGTGACCCCGATCTGAATGTTTCTATAGAAAGGCTTCTGAAAGATAACAAACGTATTCCACAGGAAGTACTAAATTACGAAGTGATGGTGAGGTTGGCTTAG
- a CDS encoding GNAT family protein, translating into MNDTRELEGKLIKLVPMEAEHKAELIEVLGNPHIWEFTWRKITSREQVAQLIDTALGNMQKGGELPYVMIDKASGRIAGTSRIMHLDLTHRNAEIGCTWISPEFWRTAVNTESKSLLLHHCFEELGLIRVNFTVVGDNFRSQKAVERIGAVKEGVLRKHRITSGGDVVNNVLYSIIDDEWPAVKANLNYLLNVKYS; encoded by the coding sequence ATGAATGACACCAGAGAGCTTGAAGGCAAGCTGATTAAGCTGGTACCTATGGAAGCGGAACATAAAGCTGAATTGATTGAAGTGCTTGGCAACCCGCATATCTGGGAGTTTACCTGGAGAAAAATCACTTCACGCGAGCAAGTAGCTCAGCTGATTGATACAGCCCTTGGCAATATGCAAAAAGGCGGTGAACTTCCTTACGTGATGATCGATAAAGCCTCAGGCCGGATTGCCGGAACTTCAAGGATTATGCACCTGGACCTGACTCACCGCAACGCTGAGATCGGCTGCACCTGGATTTCCCCTGAATTCTGGCGCACGGCGGTGAATACCGAGTCGAAGTCGCTCCTGCTGCATCACTGTTTTGAAGAGCTGGGCCTGATCCGGGTGAATTTCACAGTGGTCGGTGACAATTTCAGATCCCAGAAAGCCGTCGAGCGTATTGGTGCGGTAAAAGAAGGCGTGCTGCGCAAACACAGAATTACATCCGGGGGAGACGTTGTAAATAATGTGCTCTACAGCATCATAGACGATGAGTGGCCTGCGGTAAAAGCCAATCTGAATTATTTGCTGAATGTTAAATATTCATAG
- a CDS encoding phosphodiester glycosidase family protein has protein sequence MLSRVILFCMLLLLAGGAWLYLAPSGASTRYLIADTLITTQHRYMAKYIIGEEELKHRVTEYNQRFVQMGDEKDTHTIEQPPAAEAEAEKPLVEIEKVTGSGYTGYVMTVNDPTKVRLGVPSRIGSGEKVSSMVKRTGAIAGVNGGGFADPNWSGNGFKPIGLVISQGRLYYDGLGGKTSTQIVGLDKQGKMLAGNYSLEELGELGVKEAVSFQPRIIVNGKGLIKNAAEGWGIAPRTAMGQRADGALLFVVIDGRQPGYSIGANLYDVQQIMLKHGAVIAANLDGGSSTVLVKDNEIVNQPSSQYGERYLPTAFLVFEHPEEADIPNIWEGLDPSQIDAGKKRPQ, from the coding sequence ATGCTTTCAAGAGTCATTCTATTCTGTATGCTGCTGCTGCTCGCTGGCGGAGCATGGCTTTATCTCGCGCCTTCAGGCGCAAGCACCCGGTATTTAATCGCGGATACCCTGATCACTACCCAGCACCGGTATATGGCAAAATATATTATCGGCGAAGAGGAGCTGAAACACAGGGTAACCGAATATAATCAGCGTTTTGTGCAAATGGGAGACGAGAAGGATACGCATACCATTGAACAGCCGCCTGCTGCGGAAGCGGAAGCGGAAAAGCCGCTGGTCGAAATCGAAAAAGTTACCGGCAGCGGATACACCGGGTATGTGATGACGGTTAACGATCCGACGAAGGTCAGGCTGGGGGTTCCAAGCCGCATAGGTTCCGGTGAGAAAGTGTCCAGCATGGTAAAACGCACAGGGGCAATTGCCGGTGTCAACGGCGGGGGCTTTGCAGATCCCAACTGGAGCGGCAACGGCTTCAAGCCGATTGGCCTGGTCATTTCGCAGGGCAGACTCTATTATGACGGACTGGGAGGGAAAACCTCCACGCAGATCGTAGGGCTGGACAAGCAGGGTAAAATGTTAGCCGGCAACTATTCGCTGGAAGAGCTCGGTGAGCTCGGCGTCAAGGAGGCGGTATCTTTCCAGCCGCGGATTATAGTCAATGGCAAAGGACTGATCAAGAATGCTGCCGAAGGCTGGGGAATCGCACCAAGAACTGCGATGGGCCAGCGCGCAGACGGTGCACTGCTGTTCGTTGTGATCGACGGAAGGCAGCCCGGCTACAGTATCGGTGCGAATTTGTATGATGTGCAGCAGATTATGCTGAAGCATGGCGCGGTGATTGCAGCCAATCTGGACGGGGGATCGTCTACGGTGCTGGTGAAGGACAATGAAATCGTAAATCAGCCTTCCTCACAATACGGTGAGCGTTATCTGCCGACAGCTTTTCTGGTGTTTGAACATCCGGAAGAAGCTGACATACCGAACATCTGGGAAGGGCTGGACCCTTCACAAATCGACGCCGGCAAAAAGCGGCCGCAATAA
- a CDS encoding thermonuclease family protein, with amino-acid sequence MSKRNRKRITLSSVAAAIVCAAVLIFADPDIPLFDRANEKESSYTEVLDTYVLDTYVLNGSSIEAEVTSVTDGDTFKIKGKDGKTEKVRLLLIDTPEIGDHPEPFALEARDYTADLLKGQTVRLEFDVSERDQYGRLLAYAYIGDHMVNELLLEEGLARVAVFPPDIKFEKEFKNIADKARKAKRGVWSIDNYVTNRGFDERAVNK; translated from the coding sequence ATGTCAAAAAGAAACCGTAAGCGCATCACCCTGTCTTCTGTGGCTGCAGCGATTGTTTGTGCGGCTGTCCTTATTTTTGCCGATCCTGACATTCCATTATTTGACCGGGCCAATGAAAAAGAATCCTCTTACACTGAAGTTTTGGATACTTATGTATTGGATACTTATGTATTAAACGGGTCTTCTATAGAAGCCGAAGTGACCTCAGTCACCGACGGGGATACTTTCAAAATCAAAGGCAAGGATGGCAAAACAGAAAAAGTACGCCTTTTACTTATTGATACTCCCGAAATCGGGGATCATCCCGAGCCTTTTGCGCTGGAAGCGCGCGATTACACGGCTGATCTACTTAAGGGCCAAACTGTCCGCCTTGAATTCGATGTGTCTGAACGCGACCAGTATGGCCGGCTTTTAGCCTATGCCTATATTGGTGATCATATGGTCAATGAATTGCTGCTGGAGGAGGGCCTGGCCCGTGTCGCAGTGTTTCCGCCGGATATCAAGTTTGAAAAAGAGTTCAAGAACATCGCTGACAAAGCGCGGAAAGCCAAACGCGGAGTATGGAGTATAGATAACTATGTAACAAATAGAGGCTTTGATGAACGGGCTGTAAACAAGTAG
- a CDS encoding GNAT family N-acetyltransferase: MENVKEIQLSFYQNKHLESLSKFELPESQVRFTALPEEILNVSEGQYRIVILSEDLPVGFFLLHNTERVREYSNSPNAMLLTALSVDHKHQGKGYAKKAMVELKEFITMNFKYCDEIILAVNHKNIPAQNLYKNVGFIDTGRRKAGEIGEQFIMQLKIH; encoded by the coding sequence ATGGAAAATGTCAAAGAAATTCAATTATCTTTTTATCAAAATAAACACTTAGAGAGTTTAAGCAAATTTGAATTACCAGAATCGCAAGTAAGATTCACAGCACTACCAGAAGAGATATTAAATGTATCTGAAGGTCAATATAGAATCGTTATCCTCTCAGAAGACTTACCCGTGGGATTCTTCTTATTACATAATACTGAAAGAGTGAGAGAATATTCGAATAGCCCTAACGCGATGTTACTTACCGCATTATCGGTGGATCATAAACATCAAGGGAAAGGATATGCAAAAAAAGCAATGGTTGAGTTAAAAGAATTTATAACGATGAATTTTAAATATTGTGATGAAATTATCCTAGCAGTTAATCATAAAAACATTCCTGCTCAGAACTTATATAAAAATGTAGGTTTTATTGATACAGGTAGAAGAAAAGCTGGAGAAATTGGAGAGCAGTTCATTATGCAGTTGAAAATTCATTAA
- a CDS encoding GNAT family N-acetyltransferase — MDIMIKKCTPDDISLLQAVGSETFKETFKDQNSPEMMQAYLDKAFSREQLAIELSEPCSQFYFVYSNEEIAGYLKLNTDEAQTEKMGADSLEVERIYIKHKFHQQGLGKYLINKAVEIAAEQHKKKVWLGVWEKNGNAVAFYQKMGFVQTGTHSFHMGEEEQTDYIMTRVLGK, encoded by the coding sequence TTGGATATTATGATAAAAAAGTGCACACCGGATGACATAAGCCTGCTTCAGGCAGTGGGCAGCGAAACTTTTAAGGAGACTTTTAAAGATCAGAATTCCCCGGAAATGATGCAAGCTTACCTGGACAAAGCGTTTAGCCGGGAGCAGTTAGCCATAGAGCTGTCGGAGCCCTGTTCACAATTTTATTTTGTATATTCCAATGAGGAAATCGCCGGTTACCTGAAGCTCAACACTGATGAAGCCCAAACGGAAAAAATGGGCGCTGATTCCCTCGAGGTCGAGCGGATATACATCAAGCATAAATTTCATCAGCAGGGTCTGGGAAAATATCTGATCAACAAAGCTGTTGAAATAGCGGCGGAACAGCACAAAAAGAAAGTATGGCTCGGAGTGTGGGAAAAGAACGGGAACGCAGTTGCCTTTTATCAGAAAATGGGCTTTGTGCAAACAGGAACCCACTCCTTCCATATGGGCGAGGAGGAACAGACGGATTATATTATGACCAGGGTGCTGGGGAAGTAA